A single Phormidium ambiguum IAM M-71 DNA region contains:
- a CDS encoding DUF4435 domain-containing protein, translated as MLNSMTIYQTPDTIANDIRMRRTNNASMCFLIVEGHVSDAEVYGKFIAEDNCQIIAAHNKENSIQVLEILEKDNFVGVLAIVDSDFDLLKGIKITSKNLFKTDVHDLECMILKSRSLDRFLNCFGSRDKIDSLSKEPILIVLEVGKQIGYLRWTSLEHNLSLKFEDLNFSSFIDYKTLTVNYIKFLQILRTSSNSNKLSKLTNQDVENLVMKLIDPSHDLWHVCCGHDLIEILALGLRKIFGTLNAKELDREKIEKILRLAYDRDLFCETSLYKQIKEWESTNSSFKVFT; from the coding sequence ATGCTCAATTCTATGACCATTTATCAAACACCTGACACTATAGCTAATGATATTCGTATGAGACGTACCAACAACGCATCAATGTGCTTTCTTATTGTAGAAGGTCACGTAAGTGATGCTGAAGTATACGGTAAATTCATAGCTGAAGATAATTGTCAAATAATTGCAGCCCATAATAAAGAAAACTCTATTCAAGTTTTGGAGATTCTTGAGAAAGATAATTTTGTCGGAGTGTTAGCTATAGTTGATTCAGATTTTGATTTGTTGAAAGGTATAAAAATCACAAGTAAAAATTTATTTAAAACAGACGTTCACGACTTAGAATGCATGATATTAAAATCAAGATCTCTCGATCGTTTCCTAAACTGCTTTGGTTCTAGGGATAAGATTGATTCCCTATCAAAAGAACCTATTTTAATAGTATTAGAGGTAGGGAAGCAAATAGGTTATTTGAGATGGACTTCCCTAGAACATAATTTATCTTTAAAGTTTGAAGATTTAAATTTCAGTAGTTTTATTGACTATAAAACACTAACTGTAAATTATATCAAATTTCTTCAGATTTTAAGAACAAGTTCTAATAGTAATAAGCTTTCTAAGCTTACGAATCAAGATGTTGAGAATTTAGTTATGAAATTGATAGATCCTTCGCATGATCTCTGGCATGTATGCTGTGGACATGACTTAATTGAGATTCTTGCCCTAGGACTTCGCAAAATATTTGGTACGCTAAACGCTAAAGAATTAGATCGTGAAAAAATCGAAAAAATATTAAGACTAGCTTACGATCGTGATTTATTTTGTGAAACCTCCCTATATAAGCAAATTAAGGAATGGGAGTCAACTAATAGCTCCTTTAAAGTTTTTACTTAG